One genomic segment of Hevea brasiliensis isolate MT/VB/25A 57/8 chromosome 3, ASM3005281v1, whole genome shotgun sequence includes these proteins:
- the LOC110670805 gene encoding transcription factor bHLH149 — translation MASLISSLESQEFKQRKKRRKLTDQTQNHAQNDNTNNRTITNPRWKTQAELQIYSSKLLEALRLSRRTSSTAAAKGREIRETADRVLAVAGKGTTRWSRAILAGRLRLRKVKKVRRVKVTGESRLRRKEMARESNRLPVLEDRVRALSRLVPGCRKTSFTSLLEETSDYIAALEMQVKAMTALTEILAAGGVAPVSPTN, via the coding sequence ATGGCTTCGTTGATCTCAAGCCTCGAATCGCAAGAATTCAAGCAGAGGAAGAAGCGAAGAAAACTCACTGACCAAACGCAGAATCACGCTCAAAACGACAATACGAACAATCGAACTATCACCAATCCAAGGTGGAAAACCCAAGCGGAGCTGCAGATCTATTCCTCCAAGCTTCTCGAAGCTCTCCGCTTATCTCGTCGGACCTCTTCGACGGCGGCGGCTAAAGGCAGAGAAATCAGAGAAACTGCCGACAGAGTCCTCGCCGTCGCAGGAAAAGGCACGACTAGGTGGAGCCGCGCGATTCTGGCGGGAAGGCTCAGGTTGAGGAAGGTTAAAAAGGTTAGGAGAGTGAAGGTAACAGGTGAGAGCCGGTTGAGGAGGAAGGAGATGGCGCGAGAGAGCAATAGATTACCGGTTTTGGAGGATAGAGTTCGTGCTTTGAGCCGGTTGGTTCCCGGTTGTCGGAAGACATCGTTTACTAGTCTTTTAGAGGAAACAAGTGATTATATAGCGGCTTTGGAGATGCAGGTGAAAGCCATGACGGCTCTGACAGAGATTCTCGCCGCCGGTGGCGTCGCACCGGTTAGTCCAACAAACTGA